Proteins encoded within one genomic window of Halorussus salilacus:
- a CDS encoding RNA-binding protein, translating into MPEVPFHYVDLRAFCYVTEDDKRVEDALRTFLPEEFEVERAESEGYHGDRIVVLSARVENADDVRHVLSKVAELPDVEGLLDELDDRVDDNCSLFLRLDKQSAYRGRVELGEGITLRAKVEAYPAKKEAAVENAREALAGLV; encoded by the coding sequence ATGCCCGAAGTTCCCTTCCACTACGTCGACCTGCGAGCCTTCTGTTACGTCACCGAGGACGACAAGCGCGTCGAGGACGCCCTCCGGACCTTCCTGCCCGAGGAGTTCGAGGTCGAGCGCGCCGAGAGCGAGGGCTACCACGGCGACCGCATCGTGGTCCTCTCCGCGCGAGTCGAGAACGCCGACGACGTGCGCCACGTCCTCTCGAAGGTGGCCGAACTCCCCGACGTGGAGGGCCTGCTCGACGAACTCGACGACCGGGTCGACGACAACTGCTCGCTGTTCCTCCGACTCGACAAGCAGTCGGCCTACCGCGGTCGGGTCGAACTCGGCGAGGGCATCACGCTGCGCGCGAAGGTCGAGGCGTATCCCGCCAAGAAGGAGGCCGCGGTCGAGAACGCTCGCGAGGCGCTCGCCGGACTGGTTTAG
- a CDS encoding DUF1918 domain-containing protein translates to MSFEEDDRVILHDEHSEYDGEEGQITQVMETMFGDATYTVSFEDGQETGIAEDSLEAADGE, encoded by the coding sequence ATGAGCTTCGAGGAAGACGACCGCGTCATCCTGCACGACGAGCACAGCGAGTACGACGGCGAAGAGGGCCAGATCACGCAGGTCATGGAGACGATGTTCGGCGACGCCACATACACCGTCAGCTTCGAGGACGGTCAGGAGACCGGCATCGCCGAGGACTCGCTCGAAGCGGCCGACGGGGAGTAA
- a CDS encoding NUDIX domain-containing protein, protein MTTVDDLWYLATRAEQRAERAYHRLTDSHDDFLERTHRRRVSRRRFRTLAERIRQTGSPYGAHSVVYRPSGELLLVWHAGVEMWVVPGGGVHEGESFREAAERELAEEAGVEAAFEGLAMPIRVAIECDDYSTWGVLPLFAARAETTATPTVADPDGEVTDARWFDELPENTRDREDLLAWRERALE, encoded by the coding sequence ATGACGACGGTCGACGACCTCTGGTACCTCGCGACGCGGGCCGAACAGCGGGCCGAGCGGGCCTACCACCGCCTGACCGATTCCCACGACGACTTCCTCGAACGCACCCACCGCCGCCGCGTCTCGCGGCGGCGGTTCCGCACCCTCGCCGAGCGCATCCGCCAGACTGGGTCGCCCTACGGCGCGCACTCGGTGGTCTACCGGCCCTCGGGCGAACTCCTGCTGGTGTGGCACGCGGGCGTCGAGATGTGGGTCGTCCCCGGCGGCGGGGTCCACGAGGGCGAGTCGTTCCGCGAGGCCGCCGAGCGCGAACTCGCCGAGGAGGCGGGGGTCGAGGCCGCCTTCGAGGGGTTGGCGATGCCGATTCGGGTCGCCATCGAGTGCGACGACTACTCGACGTGGGGCGTGCTCCCGCTGTTCGCGGCCCGGGCCGAGACGACCGCGACGCCCACTGTCGCCGACCCCGACGGCGAGGTGACCGACGCCCGGTGGTTCGACGAACTCCCCGAGAACACCCGCGACCGCGAGGACCTGCTGGCGTGGCGCGAGCGCGCGCTGGAGTGA
- a CDS encoding HalOD1 output domain-containing protein has translation MSDDTPPLPNGVEIEHDEAAGVYRLRHDWTCDEPMSTVVVVALASVSETDPLELDPLRDVLDPDALDELFSPTRRDADRDSGRVEFSLSDHRVVVDATGHVEIRPRT, from the coding sequence ATGAGCGACGACACGCCACCGCTTCCGAACGGAGTAGAGATAGAACACGACGAAGCGGCGGGTGTCTACCGCCTCCGACACGATTGGACCTGCGACGAACCGATGAGCACCGTGGTCGTGGTCGCGCTCGCGTCTGTGTCCGAGACCGACCCGCTGGAGCTCGACCCGCTCCGGGACGTGCTCGACCCCGACGCGCTCGACGAACTCTTCTCGCCGACTCGCCGGGACGCCGACCGCGACTCCGGCCGGGTCGAGTTCTCGCTGTCGGACCATCGGGTCGTGGTGGACGCGACCGGACACGTCGAGATTCGCCCGCGAACGTAG
- the pyrI gene encoding aspartate carbamoyltransferase regulatory subunit produces MSDHELRVSKIRNGTVIDHIRAGQALNVLAILGIDGSGDETVSVGMNVPSDRMSHKDIVKVEGRELSQDEVDVLSLIAPESTINIIREYEVAEKQHLERPDRVVGVLSCPNHNCITNADEPVETKFDVLADGVRCEYCETIVRDDIAAHISVE; encoded by the coding sequence ATGAGCGACCACGAACTCCGCGTCAGTAAGATTCGAAACGGCACCGTCATCGACCACATCCGCGCTGGACAGGCGCTCAACGTCCTCGCCATCCTCGGCATCGACGGGTCGGGCGACGAGACCGTCAGCGTGGGGATGAACGTCCCCAGCGACCGGATGAGCCACAAGGACATCGTGAAGGTCGAGGGCCGCGAACTGAGTCAGGACGAGGTGGACGTGCTGTCGCTCATCGCGCCCGAGTCGACCATCAACATCATCCGCGAGTACGAGGTCGCCGAGAAACAGCACCTCGAACGCCCCGACCGGGTGGTCGGCGTGCTGTCGTGTCCGAACCACAACTGTATCACGAACGCCGACGAACCCGTCGAGACCAAGTTCGACGTGCTCGCAGACGGCGTGCGGTGTGAGTACTGCGAGACCATCGTGCGCGACGACATCGCCGCCCACATCAGCGTCGAATAA
- the pyrB gene encoding aspartate carbamoyltransferase: MRHDHLVTTKQLSREDIEEVLDRAAEIDADPAAFADRHPTALLGLCFFEPSTRTKMSFETAIKRLGGDTVDMGSVESSSVKKGESLADTARVVEGYADALVLRHPSQGAAKMVGDFVDVPLLNAGDGAGHHPTQTLLDLYTIREAAGLDDLTVGIMGDLKYGRTVHSLAHALTNFDADQHFVSPESLKLPRSVRYDLHESGANVREHTDLEAVLPSLDVLYVTRIQRERFPDENEYQEIAGEYGIDLETLEDASDDLTVMHPLPRVDEIAPEVDDTEYANYFEQAHNGVPVRMALLDLMLEAQE; the protein is encoded by the coding sequence ATGCGCCACGACCACCTCGTGACCACGAAACAGCTCTCCCGGGAGGACATCGAGGAAGTCCTCGACCGGGCGGCCGAGATCGACGCCGACCCGGCCGCGTTCGCCGACCGCCACCCGACGGCGTTGCTCGGTCTCTGCTTCTTCGAGCCGAGCACCCGGACCAAGATGAGCTTCGAGACCGCCATCAAGCGACTCGGGGGCGACACCGTCGACATGGGATCGGTCGAGTCCTCGTCGGTCAAGAAGGGCGAGAGCCTCGCCGACACCGCCCGCGTGGTGGAGGGGTACGCCGACGCGCTCGTCCTGCGCCACCCGAGTCAGGGCGCGGCCAAGATGGTCGGCGACTTCGTGGACGTGCCCCTGCTCAACGCCGGAGACGGCGCGGGCCACCACCCGACCCAGACCCTGCTCGACCTCTACACCATCCGGGAGGCGGCCGGACTCGACGACCTCACCGTCGGTATCATGGGCGACCTGAAGTACGGCCGGACGGTCCACTCGCTGGCCCACGCGCTGACCAACTTCGACGCCGACCAGCACTTCGTGAGCCCCGAGAGCCTGAAGCTTCCGCGGAGCGTCCGGTACGACCTCCACGAGTCGGGCGCGAACGTCCGGGAACACACCGACCTCGAAGCCGTCCTGCCGTCGCTGGACGTGCTGTACGTCACGCGCATTCAGCGCGAGCGGTTCCCCGACGAGAACGAGTACCAGGAAATCGCGGGCGAGTACGGCATCGACCTCGAAACGCTCGAAGACGCCAGCGACGACCTCACCGTGATGCACCCGCTCCCGCGAGTCGACGAGATTGCGCCAGAGGTCGACGACACCGAGTACGCGAACTACTTCGAGCAGGCCCACAACGGCGTCCCCGTCCGGATGGCACTGCTCGACCTCATGCTGGAGGCCCAGGAATGA
- the cutA gene encoding divalent-cation tolerance protein CutA, with product MPTAYITAPPDEAADIAELLVEERLAACVNRFPCSSVYRWDGEVHRDDEVVLLAKTTEGAYDRLVERVEESHPYDVPCIERFEEFDALDSFGEWREDAVE from the coding sequence GTGCCGACCGCCTACATCACCGCGCCGCCCGACGAGGCGGCCGACATCGCCGAACTGCTCGTCGAGGAGCGCCTCGCGGCCTGCGTCAATCGCTTCCCCTGCTCGTCCGTCTACCGGTGGGACGGCGAGGTCCACCGCGACGACGAGGTGGTCCTGCTGGCGAAGACCACCGAGGGGGCCTACGACCGGCTCGTCGAACGGGTCGAGGAGAGCCATCCCTACGACGTGCCCTGCATCGAGCGCTTCGAGGAGTTCGACGCGCTCGACTCCTTCGGCGAGTGGCGGGAGGACGCGGTCGAGTGA
- a CDS encoding phosphoglycolate phosphatase has protein sequence MTPPLVLDIDGTMTRPDDSIDPRFFDVLPAWDAPVVVATGKAFPYPVALCHFLYVEQNVIAENGGIVLARGEVTRNGDGEAARRVAEAYVEAGHDLGWGPADLTNRWRETEVAVARDQPLGPLEELASEHGLEVVDTGFAYHVKSPGVAKGRGLRSVARLLDRDPEEFVAIGDSENDVSTFGVAGESYAVANADEKAKRAADVVLEESYSAGTLSVLDDLR, from the coding sequence ATGACCCCGCCGCTCGTCCTCGACATCGACGGCACGATGACCCGGCCGGACGACTCCATCGACCCGCGCTTCTTCGACGTGCTCCCGGCGTGGGACGCCCCGGTGGTCGTCGCGACCGGGAAGGCGTTCCCCTACCCGGTCGCGCTGTGTCACTTCCTGTACGTAGAGCAGAACGTCATCGCCGAGAACGGCGGCATCGTCCTCGCGCGCGGGGAGGTGACCCGGAACGGCGACGGCGAGGCCGCCCGGCGGGTCGCCGAGGCGTACGTCGAGGCGGGCCACGACCTCGGGTGGGGCCCCGCCGACCTCACCAACCGGTGGCGCGAGACCGAGGTCGCGGTCGCGCGCGACCAGCCCCTCGGTCCGCTCGAAGAGCTCGCGTCCGAACACGGACTGGAGGTGGTGGACACCGGCTTCGCCTACCACGTCAAGTCGCCCGGCGTCGCGAAGGGCCGGGGACTGAGGTCGGTCGCGCGGCTCCTCGACCGCGACCCCGAGGAGTTCGTCGCCATCGGCGACTCGGAGAACGACGTCTCGACTTTCGGCGTCGCCGGGGAGTCGTACGCGGTCGCGAACGCCGACGAGAAAGCCAAGCGGGCCGCCGACGTCGTGCTGGAGGAGTCGTATTCGGCGGGGACGCTCTCGGTGCTGGACGACCTTCGGTGA